A single Falco naumanni isolate bFalNau1 chromosome 20, bFalNau1.pat, whole genome shotgun sequence DNA region contains:
- the LOC121080098 gene encoding uncharacterized protein LOC121080098, producing the protein MHYYGERYKHLYLPGSSCVTESIQQCMPQSDGYSTTCHPVSVIKSPMPRWQSYTQPLTYVCSQPSVPQPPLLSCQPYVQRCVLLYPEPCETTRLLPCRKPSLKLSPGQSFQPCDTSYPEKKRMAKSLPPCAPRCPEPSKLKFPPCGIKYSSSCKDECRSQKISKCSSQRYGAELRSLQGMTGYSPPLRGVTECPPQQCITQSFLQECVNGFPQQKCMKGYPTQECVTTYTSQQRVTKCQPQPHMPKCPPGQAIKECSSQQHAVKCSLPQEAAKHKSSSTQHLSKSKCLYPRATQHSTQHHSGGVKRSSHSKKSRCVSKCLC; encoded by the coding sequence ATGCACTATTATGGGGAGCGGTATAAACACCTCTACCTGCCAGGATCGAGCTGTGTCACCGAAAGCATCCAGCAATGCATGCCCCAGTCTGATGGGTACAGTACCACATGCCACCCAGTGAGCGTGATCAAGAGCCCGATGCCAAGATGGCAAAGCTACACGCAACCTCTCACTTACGTGTGCTCACAGCCAAGCGTGCCCCAGCCACCTCTGCTGTCCTGTCAGCCCTATGTGCAGCGGTGTGTCCTGCTGTACCCCGAGCCTTGCGAGACCACTCGCCTTCTGCCCTGCAGAAAGCCCAGCCTGAAGCTAAGCCCGGGACAGAGTTTCCAGCCCTGTGACACCAGCTACCCTGAGAAAAAACGCATGGCCAAGAGCCTCCCACCATGCGCACCCAGGTGCCCGGAGCCGAGCAAACTCAAGTTCCCACCATGTGGGATCAAGTACTCGTCCTCATGCAAGGATGAATGCAGGTCACAGAAGATATCCAAGTGCTCATCGCAGCGGTATGGTGCTGAGCTCCGGTCCTTGCAGGGGATGACGGGCTATTCTCCACCACTGCGGGGAGTCACCGAGTGCCCCCCGCAGCAGTGCATAACGCAGTCTTTTCTGCAGGAGTGCGTGAACGGGTTCCCCCAGCAGAAGTGCATGAAGGGCTACCCGACGCAGGAGTGCGTCACCACCTACACCTCGCAGCAGCGTGTCACCAAGTGCCAGCCGCAGCCACACATGCCCAAGTGCCCCCCTGGGCAGGCAATAAAGGAGTGCTCCTCGCAGCAACACGCAGTCAAATGCTCACTGCCGCAGGAGGCAGCCAAGCACAAGAGCTCATCCACGCAGCACCTAAGCAAGTCCAAGTGCCTCTACCCACGGGCCACCCAGCACTCGACGCAGCATCACTCAGGGGGAGTGAAACGTTCGAGCCACTCCAAGAAGAGCCGCTGTGTTTCAAAATGTCTGTGCTAA
- the LOC121080063 gene encoding claw keratin-like, translating to MSSYGQMLSSRCGAPCEPTCPQPYVNCWNEPCISSCGDSRAIVYAPPVVVTFPGPIISSCPQESFVGTAMPEIEGGMGSGGGGMGSGGGGMGSGGGGMGSGGGGMGSGGSCGGGSSYGMGSHGSGGSCGGMGGGSSGGEGSCGGGISRLGSFYRNSFYSGYGRNYFPLFSRGYYRYRYGNYGPF from the coding sequence ATGTCTTCCTATGGACAGATGCTTAGCTCCCGCTGTGGTGCGCCGTGTGAACCGACATGCCCACAACCCTACGTCAACTGTTGGAATGAACCATGTATCAGCTCATGCGGCGATTCAAGAGCAATCGTGTATGCGCCACCCGTTGTCGTGACATTCCCTGGACCCATTATCAGCTCTTGCCCTCAGGAAAGTTTTGTAGGAACTGCCATGCCTGAAATTGAGGGTGGGATGGGCTCTGGAGGTGGAGGAATGGGCTCTGGAGGTGGAGGAATGGGCTCTGGAGGTGGAGGAATGGGCTCCGGAGGTGGAGGAATGGGCTCTGGTGGTTCCTGTGGTGGAGGCAGCTCCTATGGGATGGGCTCCCATGGTTCAGGCGGTTCTTGTGGTGGCATGGGAGGGGGTTCAAGTGGTGGGGAGGGCTCATGTGGTGGTGGAATCTCCCGTTTGGGAAGCTTTTACCGAAACTCATTTTATTCAGGATATGGTAGAAattatttcccccttttttccagAGGGTATTATAGGTATCGCTATGGAAACTATGGGCCATTTTAA